From a single Rutidosis leptorrhynchoides isolate AG116_Rl617_1_P2 chromosome 5, CSIRO_AGI_Rlap_v1, whole genome shotgun sequence genomic region:
- the LOC139849197 gene encoding uncharacterized mitochondrial protein AtMg00860-like, whose translation MRKHTLFAKMSKCLFATSQVEYLGHVISAKGVATDPSKIEAMDNWPEPKILKQLRGFLGLAGYYRRFIQGYASISSPLTQLLKKDSFKWSEDASIAFNKLKQQMIQAPVLALPDLTKEFTIKMDASGIGIGAVLQQEGLLIAYMSRTLSK comes from the coding sequence ATGAGGAAACACACTTTGTTTGCCAAGATGTCAAAATGTTTGTTTGCTACCTCACAAGTAGAGTATCTCGGGCATGTCATATCGGCTAAGGGTGTAGCAACTGATCCATCCAAAATAGAGGCAATGGATAATTGGCCCGAACCAAAGATACTCAAACAACTACGTGGGTTTTTGGGTTTGGCCgggtactatagaagattcatacAAGGTTATGCTTCTATTAGTTCCCCACTTACTCAGTTATTGAAAAAAGACTCTTTCAAATGGTCCGAAGATGCTTCCATAGCTTTCAATAAACTAAAGCAACAAATGATTCAAGCCCCGGTATTAGCACTACCAGATCTTACAAAGGAATTTACCATCAAGATGGATGCTTCGGGTATAGGCATTGGAGCTGTATTGCAACAAGAGGGACTTCTCATCGCTTACATGAGCAGAACATTATCTAAATAG